Proteins co-encoded in one Malus sylvestris chromosome 7, drMalSylv7.2, whole genome shotgun sequence genomic window:
- the LOC126630583 gene encoding squalene monooxygenase SE1-like yields the protein MVYEYVLAGVLVSLLSSVFFLIINTTYSEKKKEDVANVSETGVFLETEIEKNTDVVIVGAGVAGAALAYTLGKEGRRVHVIERDLNEPDRIVGELLQPGGYLKLIELGLEDCANESIDAQKVFGYALYKNGNDTKLSYPLETYSSDIAGRSFHNGRFIQRMRERAATLSNVKMEQGTVTTLIEENGTIRGVMYKNKAGEEMRTYAPLTIVCDGCFSNLRRSISTPNIENPSCFVGLILENCELPHANHGHVILGDPSPILFYPISSTEVRCLVDVPGTKVPSVANGEMAQYLKTVVAPQVPHQLLKAFLAAVDKGIIRTMQNKSMPAAPQPTPGAILLGDAFNMRHPLTGGGMTVALSDIVLLRDLLRPLSDFNDAPALCDYLESFYTLRKPVSSTINTLAGALYKVFCASPDLARQEMREACFDYLSLGGICSNGPISLLSGLNPRPVSLFLHFFAVAVYGVGRLMIPFPTPKRMWLGARLIVSASGIIFPIIKAEGVRQMFFPATMPAYYRAPPVHRRIETRTKLKC from the exons atggtTTATGAGTATGTTCTTGCTGGTGTCCTGGTTTCTTTGTTGAGTTCTGTTTTCTTCCTCATCATAAACACCACCTACAgcgaaaagaagaaggaagacgtCGCGAATGTTTCTGAAACTGGTGTTTTTTTGGAGACGGAGATTGAGAAAAATACTGATGTGGTCATTGTTGGTGCCGGAGTTGCTGGTGCTGCTCTTGCTTACACTCTTGGGAAG GAAGGACGGCGTGTACATGTGATCGAAAGAGACTTGAACGAGCCAGACAGAATTGTTGGTGAACTATTGCAACCTGGAGGCTATCTCAAGTTGATTGAATTAGGTCTTGAAGATTGTGCTAATGAGTCCATTGATGCTCAAAAAGTGTTTGGTTATGCCCTTTACAAAAATGGCAATGACACAAAACTGTCATATCCCTTAGAAACATATAGTTCAGATATCGCCGGGAGAAGTTTCCACAATGGACGTTTCATCCAAAGAATGCGCGAAAGGGCTGCAACTCTTTCAAA TGTGAAAATGGAACAAGGAACAGTGACAACACTAATTGAAGAAAATGGCACTATCAGAGGAGTGATGTACAAGAACAAGGCCGGAGAGGAGATGAGAACATATGCTCCGCTAACAATAGTATGCGATGGCTGCTTTTCAAATCTGCGCCGCTCTATCTCTACTCCCAAT ATTGAAAATCCATCCTGCTTTGTCGGTTTGATCTTGGAGAACTGTGAGCTTCCTCATGCAAACCATGGACATGTGATTTTGGGAGACCCTTCCCCCATCTTGTTTTATCCTATTAGTAGTACCGAGGTTCGTTGTTTGGTAGATGTACCCGGCACAAAAGTACCATCAGTAGCTAACGGTGAAATGGCTCAGTATTTGAAAACTGTGGTGGCTCCTCAG GTTCCCCATCAGCTCTTAAAGGCTTTTCTAGCAGCGGTTGATAAAGGAATCATCAGAACAATGCAAAACAAAAGCATGCCGGCTGCTCCTCAGCCCACCCCTGGCGCAATTTTATTGGGGGATGCTTTCAACATGAGACATCCTTTAACTGGAGGAGGAATGACTGTGGCTCTTTCCGACATTGTTCTTCTCAGGGATCTTTTGAGACCCCTAAGTGACTTCAACGATGCACCTGCTTTGTGCGATTATCTCGAATCATTTTACACGCTCCGCAAG CCTGTGTCATCTACTATAAACACATTGGCCGGTGCCCTTTACAAGGTGTTTTGTGCATCGCCTGACCTCGCAAGACAGGAAATGCGTGAAGCATGTTTCGACTACTTGAGCCTTGGCGGCATCTGTTCAAATGGACCAATATCTCTACTCTCCGGTCTTAACCCTCGTCCAGTCAGCCTGTTTCTCCATTTCTTTGCTGTGGCTGTCTATGGAGTCGGCCGCTTAATGATTCCATTCCCTACACCGAAACGGATGTGGTTAGGGGCTAGATTGATCGTG aGTGCATCAGGAATCATATTCCCGATTATTAAAGCCGAAGGAGTTAGACAGATGTTCTTTCCTGCAACAATGCCAGCATATTACAGAGCTCCTCCTGTTCACAGAAGAATCGAAACAAGAACGAAGCTTAAATGTTaa